A stretch of DNA from Methylogaea oryzae:
CGCGGAAGTCCTGGCCGACGGCCTGTTGGCGCTGTTGGCGCATATAGGTCGGGCGACGCAGCTGGTCGTAATCCAACTCGCCGTTGTTTTTCTGCACCAGCTTCAGCGAGCCGTCGTGGGCCTGCTCGCGCGCCTGGAGGCCCGTGGCCACCACGGTGACTTTCAGCTCTTCGCTCATATCGGCGTCCATAGCGGTGCCGATGATGACGGAAGCATCGTCGGAAGCGAATTCCTTGACGATGTTGCCGACTTCGTCGAACTCGCCCATGGTCAGGTCCGCACCGCTGGTGATGTTCACCAGCACGCCGCGGGCGCCCTGCAAGTTGATGTCTTCCAGCAGCGGGCTGTTGATGGCTTTTTCCGTGGCTTCCCGCGCGCGGTTGTCGCCGCGGCCGCGGCCGGTGCCCATCATGGCGACGCCCATGGAATACATGACCGTGCGCACGTCGGCGAAGTCGACGTTGATGAGGCCGGGACGGGTGATGAGTTCCGAGATGCCCTGCACCGCGCCCAGCAACACGTCGTTGGCGGCGCCGAAGGCGCTCAACAGGCTGGCGTCTTTGCCCAGCACCCGCAACAGCTTTTCGTTGGGAATGGTGATCAGGGAATCGACATACTCGCTCAATTCCTCGATGCCCTTCTCGGCGATGTCGCGGCGCTTTTTGCCTTCGAACGGGAAGGGACGGGTCACCACCGCCACGGTGAGAATGCCGGCCTCTTTTGCGATCTCGGCGATGACCGGCGCCGCGCCGGTGCCGGTGCCGCCGCCCATGCCGGCGGTAATGAACAGCATGTCGGCGCCGTCGATGACCTCCAGAATACGGTCGC
This window harbors:
- the ftsZ gene encoding cell division protein FtsZ, which translates into the protein MKFELVDSYSQNAVIKVIGVGGGGNNAVNHMMDSNIEGVEFICSNTDAQALRHVKTRSILQLGGTLTKGLGAGANPEVGRQAALDDRDRILEVIDGADMLFITAGMGGGTGTGAAPVIAEIAKEAGILTVAVVTRPFPFEGKKRRDIAEKGIEELSEYVDSLITIPNEKLLRVLGKDASLLSAFGAANDVLLGAVQGISELITRPGLINVDFADVRTVMYSMGVAMMGTGRGRGDNRAREATEKAINSPLLEDINLQGARGVLVNITSGADLTMGEFDEVGNIVKEFASDDASVIIGTAMDADMSEELKVTVVATGLQAREQAHDGSLKLVQKNNGELDYDQLRRPTYMRQQRQQAVGQDFRGDQPKKDSDMEYLDIPAFLRRQAD